Part of the Deltaproteobacteria bacterium genome, CCGGCACAGGCAGGCGCCGAGATTGGGCAAAAGGGAGCGCTTTTCAAAGGTCTCGCTCCTTCGGATGCCCATAGAGAATCCCTAAAGATATCCCGTAAAAGAATGTCAAAAGAATGCCCCGGCCCCGCTTATCCCCGGGGCCGAGGCATCTCATTATCTAGGACAAGTCCTTAAACACCGGGCATTGTCCAGATATCTTTCTTCATCATCTCCCACTGGTTCGTGTTGGGATCCCAGCGGCAGTTGACGAAACATTTCCAGTTTTCCTCATCCATCTTGGGGGTGTCGGCCCGGAAGTAATAACCCGGCCACCTTGTCTCTTCCCTGAAATGGATGCTGCGCACATGGGCTTCGGCCTGCCACATCCTCTGGATGTTCTCCCAAACCCTCATGAGTTCATGGAGACTGGAGGCGGCCTGCTTGTCAGAGTCCTCTCTCAGGAATTCCAGGAGTTCAAGGGCTCTCTCCAACAAGGCCTTGCTGGTCTTGAAGGCTGAGGTCACGCCGCCCGCATATTCGTCCATGATCTTCTGGAGGCGGTGCAGGAACTGCCTGGGCATGATGTAGTTGGTGTTGACTTCTGGATCGGTTGTTTCGTCCTTGTGGGCCTCATAAAGATCCAGCGGAGCCAGGATCTTGGCCTTCAATTCCTCGACCTTGGCCATATCGACATTTGGATCCTGTCCCTTTTCAACGATATACTTGATGGCCTGTTTCCCGGCGATCCGGCCTTCGGTATGGGAACCGGAGGAGAACTTGTGGCTGGATGCACCTGAGGCATCGCCAATGGCGAACAGACCGTCAACCGTGGTCATATTGGTGTATCCCCACTTGTAGGGGGTATCCAGATCCTCGGGACCGCTGACCCAGGCACCGGAAGCGCCGGAATGGGAACCGATGAAATAGGGCTCACAGGCCGCGATCTCGGAGTGTTTCTCTTCCGGCTTCACGTTCAAGGAAGCCCACAGGATGGCCTGGGAGATCGTCATGTCGAGGAAGTCTTCCCACGCCTCGCTTTCCAGTTCCTTCATTTTCCTCTTGAAGGCCTTGGGATCGTCCTTGTACTGCTCGGCCAGGTTCTGGATGGCCTCGTGGGTCTCCATGTAAAGCGGGCCCTTGCCAGCATCGGTATCCAGCATGCCGAGGTAATTCCGCAGGTTGGCCGGGATGGGTTTGGCCAGACCATAGGGAGCATATTCGTTCAGGACATCGGCATGTTCGACCATGTAGTCACCGCCCTCGGCACTGATGGCCCTGGACTTGAAAAGAAGGAACCAAGCGCCCACAGGACCATAGGCATCCTTGAACCTTACCGGGATAAAACGCACTTCCTGGCAGGTCATCTCGGCCCCGGCCCGGATGGTGAAGTAAGCACTGGAACCGGAGTTGAAAGGAGGATACCAGGAGCGGCCGAAACCT contains:
- the aprA gene encoding adenylyl-sulfate reductase subunit alpha; amino-acid sequence: MANFETVEVSTDLLILGGGFSACGAATEASYWAKKHGLKVTLVDKAALDRSGAVAMGLSAINQYVGVKDGENTVEDYVRYVRQDLMGVSREDLVYNIARHVDSTVHLFEKWGLKIWKDEEGKYVHEGRWQLMINGESYKIIIAEAAKNAIADAGGEIFERVFIVEPLMDGNRCVGAVGFSTREEKFYVFKAKAVIAGMGGAVHVFRPRSVGEGFGRSWYPPFNSGSSAYFTIRAGAEMTCQEVRFIPVRFKDAYGPVGAWFLLFKSRAISAEGGDYMVEHADVLNEYAPYGLAKPIPANLRNYLGMLDTDAGKGPLYMETHEAIQNLAEQYKDDPKAFKRKMKELESEAWEDFLDMTISQAILWASLNVKPEEKHSEIAACEPYFIGSHSGASGAWVSGPEDLDTPYKWGYTNMTTVDGLFAIGDASGASSHKFSSGSHTEGRIAGKQAIKYIVEKGQDPNVDMAKVEELKAKILAPLDLYEAHKDETTDPEVNTNYIMPRQFLHRLQKIMDEYAGGVTSAFKTSKALLERALELLEFLREDSDKQAASSLHELMRVWENIQRMWQAEAHVRSIHFREETRWPGYYFRADTPKMDEENWKCFVNCRWDPNTNQWEMMKKDIWTMPGV